The following are from one region of the Pygocentrus nattereri isolate fPygNat1 chromosome 20, fPygNat1.pri, whole genome shotgun sequence genome:
- the p2rx2 gene encoding P2X purinoceptor 2 — protein MGLMEFFREFFLGFWDYETPKIMVVKNRTLGVIYRMVQFLVITYFIWYVFISQKAYQDIETRPESSVYTEMRGVGILGDSIRDTTEYVRPSEGGDVISTILRREVTHNQTQGTCAEHYNVPNANCTTDADCVMGEMDFDGHGQRTGRCVPYYNYTFKTCEIRSWCPIEEFAAVREPALVQAVNFSVFIKNAIHFPKFKVLRGNIKPRKPKKLLKCNYHPDTNPYCPVFKLGYIAEQAREKFSELCRTGGVIGVFINWKCDFDVDPSECIPTYSFRRLDLRKNLPSSGYHYWFAKYYIKDGLEYRTLIKAYGIRLDVIVHGQAGKFSLIPTIINTVTAMTSVGICSIICDWIMLTFIDKNEVYSERKFDDASKDPRPPTVTEITLTSFGSTHSDLSDGIPL, from the exons ATGGGACTGATGGAATTCTTCAGGGAGTTCTTCTTGGGTTTCTGGGACTATGAGACTCCAAAGATTATGGTAGTGAAGAACAGGACGCTGGGCGTCATATACAGGATGGTACAGTTTCTGGTCATCACATATTTCATTTG GTATGTGTTTATCAGCCAGAAGGCGTATCAAGACATTGAGACACGGCCAGAGAGTTCAGTCTACACTGAGATGAGAGGGGTGGGCATACTGGGGGACAGCATACGAGACACCACCGAGTATGTCAGACCATCTGAG GGCGGTGATGTCATCAGCACAATACTGAGGAGGGAGGTGACACACAACCAGACGCAGGGCACGTGTGCTGAG CATTACAACGTCCCCAATGCAAACTGCACAACAGATGCTGACTGTGTTATGGGCGAGATGGATTTTGATGGTCATG GTCAGAGAACAGGACGGTGTGTGCCTTACTACAACTACACCTTCAAAACCTGCGAGATCAGAAGCTGGTGCCCCATTGAGGAGTTTGCAGCAGTGAG GGAGCCAGCATTGGTGCAAGCCGTCAATTTCTCAGTCTTCATAAAGAATGCCATCCACTTCCCAAAGTTTAAAGTGCTCAG GGGGAACATCAAGCCAAGGAAGCCAAAGAAGCTCCTGAAGTGTAATTATCACCCAGATACCAACCCTTACTGCCCCGTGTTCAAACTGGGCTACATCGCTGAGCAGGCCAGAGAGAAGTTCAGCGAACTATGCCGAACT GGTGGAGTGATTGGAGTGTTCATTAACTGGAAATGTGACTTTGATGTGGATCCATCAGAATGCATTCCCACCTATTCCTTCAGGAGGCTGGACCTCAGGAAGAATCTGCCCAGTTCTGGGTATCACTACTG GTTTGCCAAGTACTACATCAAGGATGGTCTTGAGTATAGAACACTTATAAAAGCTTATGGCATTCGTCTAGATGTTATTGTACATGGACAG GCAGGAAAATTTAGTCTTATTCCGACAATCATTAATACAGTCACAGCCATGACATCAGTGGGAATA tgCTCTATTATCTGTGACTGGATCATGCTAACATTTATCGACAAGAACGAGGTCTACAGTGAGAGGAAGTTTGATGAT GCATCTAAAGATCCCAGGCCACCAACGGTAACAGAGATCACCCTCACAAGCTTTGGCTCCACCCACTCTGACCTTTCAGATGGCATCCCACTCTGA